A single Hypanus sabinus isolate sHypSab1 chromosome 24, sHypSab1.hap1, whole genome shotgun sequence DNA region contains:
- the ecsit gene encoding evolutionarily conserved signaling intermediate in Toll pathway, mitochondrial: MSCVRCFRALRSHVFTPWPAPLCRLPASAAWRATSLQDSPGLRPSFHSGPRLEKEPSVPLPDVDGAARKEEHPAPLSAADDVFSRAASSAQWDQATFERVLSTYCRQEARRRGHVEFIYAALRRMPEFGVERELTVYNRLLDVFPKEVFVPRNFIQRMFNHFPRQQECAVQVLEQMENYGVLPDVNTKVLLVQIFGHKSHPMRKYQRMLYWFPRFRHANPFPVAEPLPQDPVELARLALLRIAPDLDSEVTVYQHPQEEEGPDGRTVCVPHLVGLQSPEQRELLAQHDPHRPVFVEGPFPLWLRRTCLHYYLLRSDPLPPELKVTKPLDLERNLFYPMELDLELERDLGEDDELEVEEVEEGPVFALCQAGSGDPALLTRWISGLQETNPKLGLTPVLFRTAPASRQVEPASGFSDRTAGKGDEKVSEPGAWRGPDGPGGPEPMAEEQEEAEEPGARRMHR, encoded by the exons GATTCTCCAGGGCTCCGACCAAGCTTCCACTCCGGCCCCCGCCTGGAGAAAGAGCCCTCAGTACCACTCCCTGATGTGGATGGGGCAGCTCGAAAGGAGGAGCACCCTGCCCCGCTCTCAGCTGCCGACGACGTCTTCTCCCGGGCGGCCTCCTCGGCCCAGTGGGACCAGGCCACCTTCGAGAGGGTGCTGTCCACCTACTGCCGACAGGAGGCCCGCCGGCGCGGCCACGTGGAGTTCATCTACGCCGCCCTGCGCCGGATGCCCGAGTTCGGAGTGGAGCGGGAGCTGACTGTCTACAACCGGCTCCTTGACGTTTTCCCCAAGGAGGTGTTTGTCCCGCGCAACTTCATCCAGCGTATGTTCAACCACTTCCCGCGGCAGCAGGAGTGCGCCGTGCAAGTGCTGGAGCAGATGGAGAATTATG gGGTCCTGCCGGATGTGAACACCAAGGTGCTGCTGGTGCAGATCTTCGGCCACAAGAGCCATCCGATGCGCAAGTACCAGCGGATGCTGTACTGGTTCCCTCGCTTCCGTCATGCCAATCCCTTCCCTGTGGCTGAACCCTTGCCACAGGACCCTGTTGAACTGGCCCGCCTCGCCCTTCTCCGCATCGCCCCCGATCTCGATAGTGAGGTCACCGTCTACCAG CATCCCCAGGAAGAGGAAGGACCAGATGGACGGACAGTCTGCGTCCCACACCTCGTGG GTCTTCAGAGTCCGGAGCAGCGGGAACTCCTGGCACAGCATGACCCCCACCGGCCCGTCTTTGTGGAGGGACCCTTCCCCCTTTGGCTCCGCCGCACCTGCCTCCACTACTACTTGCTGCGCTCTGACCCCCTGCCCCCTGAGCTCAAG GTGACCAAGCCATTGGATCTTGAACGAAACCTGTTCTACCCCATGGAGTTGGACCTAGAACTGGAGCGGGATCTTGGCGAGGATGATGAGCTGGAGGTTGAGGAAG TTGAGGAGGGTCCAGTGTTCGCGCTGTGCCAGGCTGGATCAGGTGACCCAGCTTTGCTAACCCGCTGGATCAGCGGTCTACAGGAGACCAACCCGAAGCTAGGCCTCACGCCGGTCCTCTTCCGCACTGCACCTGCCTCCCGCCAGGTAGAGCCTGCTTCAGGCTTCTCAGATCGGACGGCTGGGAAGGGGGACGAGAAAGTGTCAGAGCCGGGTGCCTGGAGAGGGCCGGATGGTCCGGGCGGCCCAGAGCCGATGGCTGAGGAGCAGGAGGAAGCGGAGGAGCCAGGTGCCCGAAGAATGCACCGCTGA